One segment of Scyliorhinus torazame isolate Kashiwa2021f chromosome 14, sScyTor2.1, whole genome shotgun sequence DNA contains the following:
- the LOC140389204 gene encoding uncharacterized protein translates to MEEKQLKCEVCNKAFVDTIKLLRHQKIHMAEKRFMCKVCDKSFSQSSHLLEHQRIHTGEKPFTCKVCNKSFSRLSNLCTHQRIHQGERPFTCEVCNKTFSWSSALRVHQRVHTGERPFTCEVCDKSFLQSSHLLNHQRIHIREKRFTGKVSDKSQSLDICVHRRIDTRVKPFKCEVCGKPFLESSNLRTHQRIHTGEKPFTCEVCNKSFSQSSNLRVHQQIHTGEKPFKCEVCDKSFSHLSKLLFHQTIHTGKKLFKCDVCGKSFSRSRNLCVHKRIHTGERPFKCKTCGKAFTQSPSLHNHQRIHTGEKPFTCEVCDKSFSRSTELHVHQSIHTGERPFKCGVCDKAFRQLAKLLVHQRIHTGEKPFTCEVCDKSFSQSSSLRSHQRIHTGEKPFTCEVCDKAFAMSSALLIHQRIHTGEKPFRCEVCNKAFTRSSILLRHRMIHTENH, encoded by the coding sequence TTAAACTCCTGAGACACCAGAAGATTCACATGGCAGAGAAGCGATTTATGTgcaaggtgtgtgacaaatcattctctcaGTCATCGCATCTACTGGAGCATCAGAGGATTCACACTGGTgagaaaccattcacatgcaaGGTATGCAACAAATCTTTCTCAAGGTTATCGAACCTCTGCACACACCAACGCATTCACcaaggggagagaccattcacatgcGAAGTATGCAACAAGACATTCTCATGGTCCTCGGCCCTCCGGGTacaccaacgtgttcacacaggggagagaccattcacatgtgaggtgtgtgacaaatcatttttGCAGTCATCACACCTCTTGAATCACCAACGCATTCACATCAGGGAGAAACGATTCACAGGCAAGGTGAGTGACAAATCGCAGTCACTGGACATTTGTGTGCACCGACGCATTGACACCAGGGTGAAACCATTCAAATGTGAAGTGTGCGGCAAACCTTTCTTAGAATCATCGAACCTCCGcacacaccaacgcattcacacaggagagaaaccattcacgtgtgaGGTGTGCAATAAATCATTCTCGCAGTCTTCGAACCTCCGTGTCCACCAAcagattcacacaggggagaaaccattcaaatgtgaggtgtgtgacaaatcattctcacatTTATCGAAGCTGCTGTTCCATCAGACAATCCACACCGGGAAGAAACTGTTCAAATGTGATGTGTGCGGCAAATCGTTCTCACGGTCTCGCAACCTCTGTGTGCacaaacgcattcacactggggagcgaccgTTCAAGTGTAAGACATGTGGAAAGGCTTTCACGCAGTCACCGAGCCTCCACaaccaccaacgcattcacacaggggagaaaccattcacatgtgaggtatgtgacaaatcattctcacggTCAACAGAGCTGCATGTCCACCAAagcattcacaccggggagagaccgttcaaaTGTGGGGTGTGTGACAAAGCCTTCAGGCAGTTAGCGAAACTCCTGGTTCATCAAAGGATCCACacgggggagaaaccattcacgtgtgaggtgtgtgacaaatcattctcgcagTCATCAAGCCTCCGCagccaccaacgcattcacactggagagaaaccgtttACGTGTGAGGTTTGTGATAAAGCTTTTGCCATGTCTTCAGCCCTACTGatacaccagaggattcacacGGGGGAGAAACCCTTTCGGTGTGAGGTTTGTAACAAGGCGTTCACTCGCTCTTCTATTCTCCTGAGGCACCGGATGATTCACACAGAGAACCATTGA